One Echinicola strongylocentroti DNA window includes the following coding sequences:
- a CDS encoding mannose-1-phosphate guanylyltransferase, giving the protein MKIINIVLSGGVGSRLWPLSRKSCPKQYLPIFEEKTLFQKTVERNSGLCDQLMIVGNKANYELSRKDVNDLGITDYAEVIEACPRNTAAAIAFAALSCDPEDVLFVTPSDHLITSGEAYSKSVERAIALAKEDQIVTFGLKPTRPETGFGYIEAKGEEVKGFREKPDLETAKLFLEKGNFLWNSGMFCFKAQVFLTELEQYEPEVYHRSQEAIKAADNGFLDRELSMKIPSISVDYAVMERTQKIKVVPSSFGWSDMGSFESVFEYMEQHGYSADEQGNMIIGSDIHTEFVGLENTILVQTKDAILVLKKESAQEVKKVFEKLEKNKPDLVN; this is encoded by the coding sequence ATGAAAATAATAAATATCGTATTGTCTGGAGGAGTAGGGAGTAGACTGTGGCCGCTCTCTCGCAAAAGCTGTCCAAAACAATACCTGCCAATTTTTGAAGAAAAAACACTATTTCAAAAGACCGTAGAACGAAATTCAGGTCTTTGTGACCAGCTCATGATCGTGGGCAATAAAGCCAATTATGAATTGTCCAGAAAGGACGTGAATGACTTGGGGATAACCGATTATGCAGAGGTAATCGAGGCTTGCCCCAGAAATACGGCCGCCGCCATTGCCTTTGCGGCGTTGAGTTGTGATCCAGAGGATGTGTTGTTTGTGACTCCCTCGGACCACCTGATTACTTCTGGAGAAGCTTATTCCAAAAGTGTAGAAAGAGCTATCGCTTTGGCGAAAGAAGATCAGATTGTCACCTTTGGACTGAAACCCACAAGGCCTGAGACAGGTTTTGGGTATATCGAAGCCAAGGGAGAGGAAGTGAAAGGCTTTCGTGAGAAACCGGATTTGGAAACGGCCAAACTCTTTTTGGAAAAGGGCAATTTCCTGTGGAATTCTGGAATGTTTTGTTTTAAGGCCCAGGTATTCTTGACTGAACTGGAGCAATATGAGCCAGAAGTATATCATCGATCCCAAGAAGCAATCAAAGCGGCTGACAATGGTTTTTTGGATAGAGAACTGTCCATGAAGATCCCGTCTATTTCGGTGGACTATGCCGTGATGGAACGGACCCAAAAGATAAAAGTAGTGCCTTCGTCATTTGGGTGGTCGGACATGGGGTCCTTTGAGTCGGTTTTTGAATACATGGAACAACACGGTTATAGTGCAGATGAACAAGGTAATATGATCATCGGCAGTGATATTCATACTGAATTTGTTGGCCTTGAAAACACGATATTGGTACAGACCAAAGACGCTATCCTTGTACTAAAGAAGGAAAGTGCCCAAGAGGTAAAAAAGGTATTTGAAAAATTGGAGAAAAATAAACCTGATTTGGTTAATTAA
- a CDS encoding lipopolysaccharide biosynthesis protein, with protein MSSKNTRIAKNSLSLYLRMLITMGVSLYTARVVLQTLGVSDYGLNTVVGGVVTMFSFLSGTMASATQRFLNYEQGTENGNSLRKVFSTSLYIHYLIALVVLVLAETAGLWFLNTRLNIPEGRMVAANWVYQFSILSFVLTVINVPYNAAIIANERMTAFAYISIIDVILKLLIVYLLQLFMMDKLILYGFLTFCVTFVVRMAVRWYARRNFGECKVGVSKDDTFFKKMLGFSGWTMLSSISVVLRNQGIAVVLNMFFGTVVNAAQGISNQINTVVTTFARNFTQAVNPQIVKQYAAGDLTGMKKLLVTSVKMSFFLILLISLPIFIEAPFILKLWLGEVPEHTVLFVRLVMVKALIESYANPVATAQSATGNVRNYHITLSIIGLLNLPISYFMLTIGYEPESTLVVAILLSALISFIRVSFLRKSIGFKFRDFLVGVLVPSLVVILLAIPLPGYLYYTIPTNLVNFIIKVLCACTTVLTAVYLVGLSKQERNFINNIVVKKILGKRKK; from the coding sequence ATGTCATCAAAGAATACGCGAATTGCCAAGAATTCGTTATCACTGTACCTTCGGATGCTGATAACGATGGGTGTTTCGCTTTATACCGCAAGGGTAGTGTTACAGACCCTAGGGGTCAGTGATTACGGGCTGAACACGGTAGTTGGTGGAGTGGTAACGATGTTCTCTTTCCTGAGTGGCACCATGGCTTCGGCTACCCAGCGGTTCTTGAACTATGAACAGGGTACCGAGAATGGCAACAGCCTCAGAAAGGTCTTTAGTACTAGTCTTTATATCCATTACCTCATTGCATTGGTAGTGTTGGTATTGGCAGAGACGGCAGGACTTTGGTTTTTGAACACTCGGTTGAACATCCCCGAGGGAAGGATGGTTGCTGCTAACTGGGTTTACCAGTTTTCGATACTTTCCTTTGTGCTGACCGTGATCAATGTGCCCTATAATGCAGCCATCATTGCCAACGAGCGAATGACTGCCTTTGCCTATATCAGCATTATTGATGTGATCTTGAAGCTGTTGATTGTCTACCTGCTCCAGTTGTTCATGATGGACAAACTGATACTGTACGGATTTCTGACTTTCTGCGTCACATTTGTGGTCAGGATGGCCGTGCGTTGGTATGCTAGAAGAAATTTCGGGGAATGTAAGGTAGGTGTGAGCAAGGATGATACTTTCTTTAAAAAGATGTTGGGATTCTCAGGATGGACGATGCTGAGCAGTATATCGGTGGTGCTCCGGAACCAGGGGATTGCAGTAGTTCTCAATATGTTTTTCGGAACGGTCGTGAACGCAGCCCAAGGGATATCTAATCAGATCAATACGGTGGTGACTACCTTTGCAAGGAACTTTACCCAGGCAGTGAACCCACAGATCGTCAAGCAGTATGCTGCAGGTGATCTGACAGGCATGAAAAAGCTGCTTGTCACCAGTGTGAAGATGTCCTTTTTCCTCATACTGCTGATCTCGTTGCCGATATTTATTGAAGCACCTTTTATACTAAAGCTTTGGCTGGGGGAGGTGCCAGAACATACCGTGTTGTTTGTCAGACTGGTGATGGTCAAGGCATTGATAGAGTCCTATGCCAACCCTGTGGCCACTGCACAATCCGCAACGGGAAATGTGAGAAATTACCATATTACCTTGAGCATTATTGGACTATTGAATCTACCAATCAGTTACTTTATGCTCACTATAGGGTATGAACCTGAGTCTACCTTGGTGGTGGCGATCCTTTTGTCCGCATTGATTAGTTTTATCAGGGTGTCGTTCCTAAGGAAGTCCATCGGATTTAAATTCAGGGATTTCCTGGTTGGAGTGCTGGTGCCTTCCTTGGTCGTGATATTGTTGGCGATCCCCTTACCGGGCTACTTGTACTATACAATACCAACAAACTTGGTGAACTTTATAATAAAAGTCCTTTGTGCCTGTACCACTGTCCTTACCGCAGTGTATCTGGTAGGACTATCAAAGCAGGAGCGGAATTTTATCAATAATATCGTTGTCAAGAAAATATTAGGAAAACGTAAAAAATGA
- a CDS encoding SDR family NAD(P)-dependent oxidoreductase produces MKNFIKRLVPKSMRNKIKGMAPGNTGGVSVAVPYTIQVSTPGLLKGKVAVVTGGSGAIGRAICCRLAADGAMVVVCGMSHDKMQGVVDEIKANGGQAVKKQLDISSEEKIKEFYQWLKDTFHQLDILVNCAGGSARQASRPIYELETETIDTTLHVNLRGAILCTREASKMMVEAKKGAIISVTSVIGEHGKAKFSEYAAAKAGIIAFTKSIAMELGSLDITANCVSPGIVQRGTITPAQMAKLKKTNYMNTYGRPEDISEMVAYLTREEGKFITGQNFKVDGGRSLGLKGD; encoded by the coding sequence ATGAAAAATTTCATCAAGAGATTGGTTCCCAAAAGTATGAGGAACAAAATTAAGGGGATGGCCCCCGGGAACACAGGTGGTGTGTCTGTAGCTGTACCCTATACGATTCAGGTGTCCACACCAGGACTGCTCAAAGGGAAGGTAGCAGTGGTGACAGGAGGTAGCGGAGCCATTGGTAGGGCCATCTGTTGCCGGCTGGCCGCTGACGGCGCCATGGTGGTAGTATGTGGCATGAGCCATGATAAGATGCAAGGTGTGGTAGATGAAATCAAGGCCAATGGCGGTCAGGCGGTGAAGAAGCAACTTGATATTTCGAGTGAGGAAAAAATCAAGGAATTCTATCAATGGCTGAAAGATACCTTCCACCAGTTGGATATTTTGGTAAATTGCGCTGGTGGAAGTGCAAGGCAGGCCAGTAGGCCAATTTATGAATTGGAGACAGAGACAATAGACACTACTTTGCATGTAAATCTACGAGGAGCGATACTTTGTACACGGGAGGCTTCAAAAATGATGGTAGAGGCAAAGAAGGGAGCCATCATATCGGTCACCTCTGTAATCGGTGAGCATGGCAAGGCCAAGTTTTCCGAATATGCAGCTGCAAAAGCAGGTATAATCGCCTTTACCAAATCCATTGCCATGGAGCTTGGTAGCTTGGATATCACTGCCAACTGCGTGTCGCCGGGAATCGTACAGCGGGGAACGATCACACCTGCACAAATGGCTAAACTAAAGAAGACCAATTATATGAATACCTATGGCCGGCCTGAGGATATTTCCGAAATGGTGGCCTACCTAACAAGGGAAGAGGGTAAATTTATCACGGGACAAAATTTCAAGGTTGACGGAGGTAGAAGCTTGGGGTTGAAAGGAGATTGA
- a CDS encoding UDP-glucose dehydrogenase family protein — MKITVVGTGYVGLVSGACFADVGIEVVCVDIDQKKIDKLKNGIMPIYEPGLEEIVVRNYESGRLSFSTNLGEAIQDSEVAFIAVGTPPGEDGSADLKYVLAVADEIGKTMSDYIVVATKSTVPVTTGCKVKEAIQNALDKRKSDLPFAVASNPEFLKEGAAVEDFLKPDRIVIGVEEERAEEIMRRLYKPFQLSGDRIIYMDIPSAEMTKYTANAMLATKISFMNDIANLCELVGADANMVRAGIGSDPRIGNKFIYPGVGYGGSCFPKDVKAIIRTAKTYGYDLRVLQSVEAVNEDQKHTLVKKVKKHFGDDLSGMTFAMWGLSFKPNTDDMREAPAIVMINELRAAGAKVKAYDPIAMEEAKEVYVGDKVTYCDDAYDACVDADALLLVTEWSEFRMPSWSALGKLLTNKVVFDGRNIYDRKYLKEMGFEHYGIGI; from the coding sequence ATGAAAATCACAGTCGTAGGAACCGGATATGTAGGCTTGGTCTCAGGAGCCTGTTTTGCCGATGTAGGTATCGAAGTGGTCTGCGTTGACATTGACCAAAAGAAAATCGATAAGCTCAAAAATGGGATCATGCCTATTTATGAACCGGGCTTAGAGGAAATTGTGGTAAGAAACTATGAAAGTGGAAGGTTGTCCTTCTCTACTAACCTAGGGGAGGCTATCCAAGATTCTGAAGTGGCTTTTATAGCAGTAGGGACACCTCCTGGCGAGGATGGTTCTGCTGACCTTAAATATGTGCTTGCTGTAGCAGATGAAATCGGCAAGACCATGTCTGACTATATAGTAGTGGCCACCAAAAGTACTGTGCCAGTGACTACAGGCTGCAAGGTGAAAGAAGCCATTCAGAATGCACTTGACAAGCGAAAGAGTGATTTGCCATTTGCGGTAGCATCGAATCCTGAATTCTTGAAAGAAGGTGCCGCGGTAGAGGACTTTTTGAAGCCAGATAGAATAGTCATTGGTGTAGAAGAGGAAAGAGCAGAAGAGATTATGAGGCGTCTTTATAAGCCTTTTCAGCTGAGTGGAGATAGAATAATCTACATGGATATTCCTTCGGCAGAGATGACCAAATATACTGCCAATGCGATGCTGGCTACCAAGATCAGTTTCATGAATGACATCGCCAATCTATGTGAGCTGGTGGGAGCCGATGCCAACATGGTAAGGGCAGGGATTGGCTCAGACCCAAGAATTGGGAATAAATTTATCTATCCAGGTGTAGGATACGGTGGAAGCTGCTTTCCCAAGGATGTAAAAGCCATCATCAGAACGGCCAAGACATACGGCTATGATCTACGTGTGCTCCAGTCTGTAGAAGCAGTAAATGAGGACCAGAAACATACTTTGGTGAAGAAGGTGAAGAAACATTTTGGAGATGACCTTAGTGGTATGACCTTCGCCATGTGGGGACTGAGCTTTAAGCCAAATACCGACGATATGAGAGAAGCACCAGCTATTGTGATGATCAATGAGCTGCGTGCAGCAGGGGCAAAAGTAAAGGCCTATGACCCGATTGCGATGGAAGAAGCCAAAGAAGTATATGTAGGCGATAAGGTGACTTATTGCGATGATGCATACGACGCTTGCGTGGATGCCGATGCATTGCTTCTGGTCACAGAATGGTCTGAGTTCAGGATGCCAAGTTGGAGTGCATTGGGTAAGTTGCTTACCAATAAAGTGGTTTTTGATGGACGGAATATTTACGATCGTAAGTACCTTAAGGAAATGGGCTTTGAGCATTATGGTATCGGAATCTAA
- a CDS encoding SDR family oxidoreductase has protein sequence MGKEKLTSELSGAKVLVTGGAGFIGSNLIDTLLEAENKVVCLDNFSTGKPENLENAKKSPLFTMLEGDIRDAATCQKAVEGCEVVFHQAALGSVPRSIADPMTTTDVNIGGFVKVLFAAKEAGVKRVVYAASSSTYGDHSTLPKVEHVIGNALSPYAITKYVDELFAKNFADIYGLETIGLRYFNVFGRRQDPDGAYAAVIPKFVQTLIKGQQPKINGDGSFSRDFTYIDNVIQANIKAAVGNTEEIKDKLGDYYAQVAQDFSKEAVLSEVFNVAFGERVSLNQLGEYLKTELSKFEPGIANIAFEYGPQRAGDVPHSLASIDKARGVLGYEPAFSMKEGLEAACDWYWNSFRTANVEMPR, from the coding sequence ATGGGAAAGGAAAAATTAACTTCAGAGCTCTCAGGAGCTAAGGTTTTGGTCACAGGTGGAGCCGGGTTTATCGGCTCCAACCTGATTGACACTTTATTGGAAGCTGAAAATAAGGTGGTATGTTTGGATAACTTTTCGACAGGTAAGCCTGAAAATCTGGAAAATGCCAAAAAATCGCCTTTATTTACCATGCTGGAAGGGGATATTCGTGATGCAGCTACCTGTCAAAAAGCAGTAGAAGGCTGTGAAGTGGTATTTCATCAGGCCGCCCTCGGATCGGTACCTAGGTCTATTGCAGATCCTATGACCACTACCGATGTCAATATTGGAGGTTTCGTGAAGGTTCTTTTTGCAGCCAAAGAGGCGGGTGTAAAAAGGGTAGTGTATGCTGCCAGCTCCTCTACCTATGGTGATCATTCGACCTTGCCAAAAGTAGAGCATGTTATAGGAAATGCACTCTCCCCCTATGCCATTACCAAATATGTGGATGAGCTGTTTGCCAAAAATTTTGCAGATATCTATGGGCTTGAAACCATTGGCCTCCGCTATTTTAACGTATTCGGCAGAAGACAGGATCCTGATGGGGCCTATGCTGCTGTCATACCTAAATTTGTACAAACGCTGATAAAAGGCCAGCAGCCAAAAATCAATGGGGATGGATCCTTTTCGAGGGATTTTACCTATATCGATAATGTCATCCAGGCAAATATCAAAGCTGCTGTAGGGAACACTGAGGAAATTAAAGATAAGCTTGGGGACTATTATGCCCAAGTTGCCCAGGATTTCTCTAAGGAAGCAGTATTGTCAGAGGTTTTTAATGTAGCTTTTGGTGAGCGGGTAAGCCTGAACCAGTTGGGAGAATATTTAAAAACAGAATTGTCCAAGTTTGAACCGGGAATAGCCAATATAGCGTTTGAATATGGTCCACAGCGGGCAGGTGATGTGCCTCATTCTTTGGCGTCGATAGACAAAGCTAGAGGAGTATTAGGGTATGAACCTGCTTTTTCCATGAAAGAAGGGCTTGAAGCGGCATGTGACTGGTATTGGAACAGTTTTAGAACTGCCAATGTAGAAATGCCCCGATAG